A genomic region of Saccopteryx bilineata isolate mSacBil1 chromosome 1, mSacBil1_pri_phased_curated, whole genome shotgun sequence contains the following coding sequences:
- the PLPP2 gene encoding phospholipid phosphatase 2 isoform X8, translated as MERRWVFVLLDVLCVLVASLPFTILTLVNAPYKRGFYCGDDSIKYPYRPDTITHGLMAGVTITTTIILVSTGEAYLVYTDRLYSRSNFNNYVAAVYKVLGTFLFGAAVSQSLTDLAKYMIGRLRPNFLAVCDPDWSRVNCSIYVQVEKVCRGSPANITESRLSFYSGHSSFGMYCMMFLALYVQARLCWKWARLLRPTVQFFLVAFALYVGYTRISDHKHHWSDVLVGLLQGALVAGLTVRYISDFFKTRPPQRCLEEEELERKPSLSLTLTLGEADHNHYGYPVSNS; from the exons ATGGAGCGGAGGTGGGTCTTCGTGCTGCTCGACGTGCTGTGCGTGCTGGTCG CCTCTCTGCCTTTCACCATCCTGACGCTCGTGAATGCCCCGTACAAGCGAGGGTTCTACTGTGGTGATGACTCCATCAAGTACCCCTACCGTCCAGACACCATCACTCACGGGCTCATGGCCGGggtcaccatcactaccaccatcatccTT GTCTCAACTGGCGAGGCCTATCTGGTGTACACTGACCGGCTCTATTCCCGCTCCAACTTCAACAACTACGTGGCTGCTGTCTACAAGGTGCTGGGGACATTCCTGTTTGGGGCTGCGGTGAGCCAGTCCCTGACAGACCTGGCCAAGTACATGATTGGCCGGCTGCGGCCCAACTTCTTAGCGGTGTGTGACCCTGATTGGAGCCGTGTCAACTGCTCCATCTATGTACAGGTGGAGAAGGTGTGCAGGGGAAGTCCTGCCAACATCACTGAATCCAG atTATCTTTCTATTCTGGACACTCCTCATTCGGGATGTACTGCATGATGTTCTTGGCG CTCTATGTGCAGGCGCGGCTCTGCTGGAAATGGGCACGGCTGTTGCGGCCCACGGTGCAGTTCTTTCTGGTGGCCTTTGCCCTCTACGTGGGCTATACCCGCATATCTGACCACAAACACCACTGGAGTGATGTCCTCGTGGGACTCCTGCAGGGAGCATTGGTGGCTGGCCTCACT GTTCGCTATATCTCCGACTTCTTCAAAACCCGGCCCCCACAGCGCTGCCTggaagaggaggagctggaacgGAAGCCCAGCCTGTCGCTGACACTGACCTTGGGTGAGGCTGACCACAACCACTATGGGTACCCAGTCTCCAACTCCTGA
- the PLPP2 gene encoding phospholipid phosphatase 2 isoform X5 — MAGVTITTTIILVSTGEAYLVYTDRLYSRSNFNNYVAAVYKVLGTFLFGAAVSQSLTDLAKYMIGRLRPNFLAVCDPDWSRVNCSIYVQVEKVCRGSPANITESRLSFYSGHSSFGMYCMMFLALYVQARLCWKWARLLRPTVQFFLVAFALYVGYTRISDHKHHWSDVLVGLLQGALVAGLTVRYISDFFKTRPPQRCLEEEELERKPSLSLTLTLGEADHNHYGYPVSNS; from the exons ATGGCCGGggtcaccatcactaccaccatcatccTT GTCTCAACTGGCGAGGCCTATCTGGTGTACACTGACCGGCTCTATTCCCGCTCCAACTTCAACAACTACGTGGCTGCTGTCTACAAGGTGCTGGGGACATTCCTGTTTGGGGCTGCGGTGAGCCAGTCCCTGACAGACCTGGCCAAGTACATGATTGGCCGGCTGCGGCCCAACTTCTTAGCGGTGTGTGACCCTGATTGGAGCCGTGTCAACTGCTCCATCTATGTACAGGTGGAGAAGGTGTGCAGGGGAAGTCCTGCCAACATCACTGAATCCAG atTATCTTTCTATTCTGGACACTCCTCATTCGGGATGTACTGCATGATGTTCTTGGCG CTCTATGTGCAGGCGCGGCTCTGCTGGAAATGGGCACGGCTGTTGCGGCCCACGGTGCAGTTCTTTCTGGTGGCCTTTGCCCTCTACGTGGGCTATACCCGCATATCTGACCACAAACACCACTGGAGTGATGTCCTCGTGGGACTCCTGCAGGGAGCATTGGTGGCTGGCCTCACT GTTCGCTATATCTCCGACTTCTTCAAAACCCGGCCCCCACAGCGCTGCCTggaagaggaggagctggaacgGAAGCCCAGCCTGTCGCTGACACTGACCTTGGGTGAGGCTGACCACAACCACTATGGGTACCCAGTCTCCAACTCCTGA
- the PLPP2 gene encoding phospholipid phosphatase 2 isoform X3: MAGVTITTTIILVSTGEAYLVYTDRLYSRSNFNNYVAAVYKVLGTFLFGAAVSQSLTDLAKYMIGRLRPNFLAVCDPDWSRVNCSIYVQVEKVCRGSPANITESRLSFYSGHSSFGMYCMMFLALYVQARLCWKWARLLRPTVQFFLVAFALYVGYTRISDHKHHWSDVLVGLLQGALVAGLTVRYISDFFKTRPPQRCLEEEELERKPSLSLTLTLGKEEGEEGREREASTNKVSLSCATDRFSYVPQPGHE, translated from the exons ATGGCCGGggtcaccatcactaccaccatcatccTT GTCTCAACTGGCGAGGCCTATCTGGTGTACACTGACCGGCTCTATTCCCGCTCCAACTTCAACAACTACGTGGCTGCTGTCTACAAGGTGCTGGGGACATTCCTGTTTGGGGCTGCGGTGAGCCAGTCCCTGACAGACCTGGCCAAGTACATGATTGGCCGGCTGCGGCCCAACTTCTTAGCGGTGTGTGACCCTGATTGGAGCCGTGTCAACTGCTCCATCTATGTACAGGTGGAGAAGGTGTGCAGGGGAAGTCCTGCCAACATCACTGAATCCAG atTATCTTTCTATTCTGGACACTCCTCATTCGGGATGTACTGCATGATGTTCTTGGCG CTCTATGTGCAGGCGCGGCTCTGCTGGAAATGGGCACGGCTGTTGCGGCCCACGGTGCAGTTCTTTCTGGTGGCCTTTGCCCTCTACGTGGGCTATACCCGCATATCTGACCACAAACACCACTGGAGTGATGTCCTCGTGGGACTCCTGCAGGGAGCATTGGTGGCTGGCCTCACT GTTCGCTATATCTCCGACTTCTTCAAAACCCGGCCCCCACAGCGCTGCCTggaagaggaggagctggaacgGAAGCCCAGCCTGTCGCTGACACTGACCTTGG gaaaggaggagggggaggaagggagagagagagaagcatcaactaataaggtttcacttagctgtgccactgatcgcttctcatacgtgccacAGCCGGGGCATGAATGA
- the PLPP2 gene encoding phospholipid phosphatase 2 isoform X6 — translation MAGVTITTTIILVSTGEAYLVYTDRLYSRSNFNNYVAAVYKVLGTFLFGAAVSQSLTDLAKYMIGRLRPNFLAVCDPDWSRVNCSIYVQVEKVCRGSPANITESRLSFYSGHSSFGMYCMMFLALYVQARLCWKWARLLRPTVQFFLVAFALYVGYTRISDHKHHWSDVLVGLLQGALVAGLTVRYISDFFKTRPPQRCLEEEELERKPSLSLTLTLASLQRHHFLLCK, via the exons ATGGCCGGggtcaccatcactaccaccatcatccTT GTCTCAACTGGCGAGGCCTATCTGGTGTACACTGACCGGCTCTATTCCCGCTCCAACTTCAACAACTACGTGGCTGCTGTCTACAAGGTGCTGGGGACATTCCTGTTTGGGGCTGCGGTGAGCCAGTCCCTGACAGACCTGGCCAAGTACATGATTGGCCGGCTGCGGCCCAACTTCTTAGCGGTGTGTGACCCTGATTGGAGCCGTGTCAACTGCTCCATCTATGTACAGGTGGAGAAGGTGTGCAGGGGAAGTCCTGCCAACATCACTGAATCCAG atTATCTTTCTATTCTGGACACTCCTCATTCGGGATGTACTGCATGATGTTCTTGGCG CTCTATGTGCAGGCGCGGCTCTGCTGGAAATGGGCACGGCTGTTGCGGCCCACGGTGCAGTTCTTTCTGGTGGCCTTTGCCCTCTACGTGGGCTATACCCGCATATCTGACCACAAACACCACTGGAGTGATGTCCTCGTGGGACTCCTGCAGGGAGCATTGGTGGCTGGCCTCACT GTTCGCTATATCTCCGACTTCTTCAAAACCCGGCCCCCACAGCGCTGCCTggaagaggaggagctggaacgGAAGCCCAGCCTGTCGCTGACACTGACCTTGG